From the Shewanella amazonensis SB2B genome, one window contains:
- a CDS encoding histidine phosphatase family protein, whose protein sequence is MPTDIFLLRHGQTEFNAQRRLQGHCDSPLTLLGREQARAYGQALKRCGDLDDYALIASPLGRAMETAAIVAQTLGRDPESVIPDQRVKEAGLGEWEQEHIPDIHSSWPGLEAIPGWYIKGPGAEPLSALRERLLHWLEDPATPQKVILVSHGVTGVVLRGLLQNLGDDEMWRQDKPQDAFYYFSQSRLHRISC, encoded by the coding sequence ATGCCCACCGATATTTTCCTGCTTCGCCACGGCCAAACCGAATTCAACGCCCAGCGCCGCCTTCAGGGCCATTGCGACTCGCCGCTCACCCTCTTGGGCAGAGAGCAGGCCAGAGCCTACGGGCAGGCTCTCAAACGTTGCGGCGACCTCGATGACTATGCGCTGATTGCAAGCCCGCTGGGGCGGGCCATGGAAACGGCGGCCATTGTCGCCCAAACCCTTGGGCGCGATCCTGAGAGTGTCATACCGGACCAAAGGGTAAAAGAAGCTGGCTTGGGTGAGTGGGAACAAGAACATATCCCCGATATCCACAGCAGCTGGCCGGGACTTGAAGCCATACCGGGCTGGTATATAAAAGGCCCCGGTGCCGAACCATTGAGTGCACTGCGTGAGCGCCTGCTTCACTGGCTTGAGGACCCGGCCACACCGCAAAAGGTCATTTTGGTGTCACACGGGGTGACCGGTGTGGTACTCAGGGGCCTGCTGCAAAATCTCGGCGATGACGAGATGTGGCGCCAGGATAAACCCCAGGATGCCTTTTATTATTTCAGTCAAAGCCGCCTGCACCGGATATCCTGCTAA
- a CDS encoding lipid-binding SYLF domain-containing protein yields the protein MKIGYLGIPLILVLGGCATGSTPEAKKANASKETAAALQDIYKDHPTAKSAVSSSLGYLVCTGSDSYLFAASTGGGICTFTSGGQSEYYRFASLGAGLGIGFKKVAFLYTFHDAAAMERFRTEGWDAGARAEATARHEEEGGQVAANTSYDVGGVKVFQSAIWGAAAQATVQGYKFWPTDFTQDVTEYN from the coding sequence ATGAAAATTGGATACTTAGGCATTCCCCTCATCTTAGTGCTTGGCGGCTGCGCTACAGGCTCGACTCCCGAGGCCAAGAAGGCCAATGCCAGCAAAGAAACCGCCGCTGCGCTGCAGGATATCTATAAAGATCATCCCACAGCAAAGTCTGCGGTATCTTCCAGTTTGGGCTACCTGGTATGCACCGGCAGCGACAGTTACCTGTTTGCGGCCTCTACCGGAGGGGGTATCTGCACCTTCACTAGTGGTGGCCAGAGTGAATACTACCGTTTCGCGTCCCTCGGTGCCGGGTTGGGGATAGGGTTTAAAAAGGTGGCCTTCCTCTATACTTTCCACGATGCAGCGGCCATGGAGCGTTTTCGTACTGAGGGCTGGGATGCGGGTGCCCGTGCCGAAGCCACGGCCCGGCACGAGGAAGAGGGGGGCCAGGTGGCGGCGAATACTTCCTACGATGTGGGCGGTGTGAAGGTGTTCCAGTCGGCCATCTGGGGCGCTGCCGCCCAGGCCACGGTGCAGGGGTATAAATTCTGGCCCACTGACTTTACCCAGGATGTGACTGAATACAATTAG
- a CDS encoding response regulator transcription factor: protein MDLNEFILLVDDDQELTELLSDFLTKNGFEVRTESNGLNAARRIVEERPRLVVLDVMLPDMDGLSICRKVRSQYAGPILMLTGLGDDIDEVAGLETGADDYIAKPVRSRVLLARIRSLLRRSELQETQLQDAPASSESRLVVNGLILDKLERTAALHGDNLELTLAEFELLWLLTKHAGRILDRDAICDHFKDIGYDSTPRTIDLRVSHLRRKMGDDPREPALIKTMRGQGYVLTLN, encoded by the coding sequence ATGGACTTAAACGAATTTATCCTGCTGGTGGATGACGATCAGGAACTGACCGAGCTGCTCAGTGACTTTCTGACCAAGAACGGCTTTGAGGTCAGAACCGAATCCAATGGTCTCAATGCGGCCAGACGCATCGTAGAAGAGCGCCCGCGACTGGTGGTGCTTGACGTGATGCTGCCAGACATGGATGGGCTGTCCATTTGTCGCAAGGTGCGTTCTCAATACGCCGGGCCCATTTTGATGCTGACCGGCCTTGGGGACGATATCGATGAGGTGGCGGGGCTTGAAACCGGTGCCGATGACTATATCGCCAAACCCGTCCGTTCCCGGGTTCTGCTCGCCCGCATTCGCAGCTTGCTGCGCCGCTCAGAATTGCAGGAGACCCAACTTCAGGACGCACCGGCTTCCAGTGAATCGCGACTCGTGGTCAATGGGCTTATTCTCGATAAGCTTGAGCGCACGGCGGCTCTGCACGGTGATAATCTGGAATTGACCCTGGCTGAATTTGAGCTGCTGTGGCTCTTAACCAAGCACGCTGGCCGCATCTTGGATCGTGACGCAATTTGCGACCACTTCAAAGACATTGGCTACGACAGTACCCCCCGTACTATCGATCTCAGGGTGTCGCACCTGCGCCGCAAAATGGGCGACGATCCCCGTGAGCCAGCACTCATCAAAACCATGCGTGGCCAGGGCTACGTACTGACCTTGAATTGA